From the genome of Triticum aestivum cultivar Chinese Spring chromosome 1A, IWGSC CS RefSeq v2.1, whole genome shotgun sequence:
NNNNNNNNNNNNNNNNNNNNNNNNNNNNNNNNNNNNNNNNNNNNNNNNNNNNNNNNNNNNNNNNNNNNNNNNNNNNNNNNNNNNNNNNNNNNNNNNNNNNNNNNNNNNNNNNNNNNNNAACTCTGACTTCCACAAATACGTCGCCGGCTACAGGCTGCTgatcctcggcggcggcggcaccgcCACCTAATGCTACTTCTCCTCCCCGCCGACGCACTCCACTGCCTGTTCTGGTGCTATGGTCGGCTACCGCTCTCTTTCCTAGACCTCATCgttcccaccccgccgcctcccaaATTCAAATTTTCGTCACCCAAATGCGCGCGCCTGGTCGAACTGTCTAGAAACCACCCTTTCAGCCCAATATAAATACAAGTGAGCAGGCAGATGAGACTCACACTGCTCGAACTACATCCCAAGAAGCAACACGGTGGTCAAGCTCTCATATCTTCAAATCGACAGATTGTGAGGAGGTCGATTTACTGCCCATCGCCTTCTAATTTGCTTCGCCAAGGACCAAGGTATGTTGTGTTATGCAATACCAAGATTTAGTAATGATTGCAATAGATGAGTATCTGCACATACTACTATTAGATGATGATGCCTCTTTTATTTGTGAAGTTAACATCAAAACAAGAATTTGCAGATCACTGTATGGTTGTATAACATgttttttatttgttattttaaGTTTTTATGCATACTGATCGTTGGGGCTTTGACCTCCAAGTTGGTATGTTTCCTATTAAAAGAATTAAAAGATCTGCATCTTAGTTCTAGGTGGATCAGCTTATTTTATATGAGTCGGTCAGAGAGAAACTGATGTTGCTAGGTTTGTTATATTTCCCTTCATATAAAATCACATGACTTAGTCAGTCATATGTATGCATAGAGATACTCACTTCAGCTCCAACTGTCCTTGGGTTTGGTTTTCACCAACTAAATCactgaaatttttgaaaaaaaatgattaTTTACATGGCAGGTCCAGAAGAAATTTGATAAGCCTAGAAGTTCCTGGAGAAACACTTGGATTTGGGTGTGAAGCTGAAAATTAAAAGGTCAGGACCAAATTCATACTTGATCACTGGAATTCATTGGTTTACTGTTGTATTCTATTATGCTTTGGCTTGTACTTTTTGGCTGCCACACCTCTGCATAACATTTGTTTTTATTCATGTTGCTTACCTAATGATTATCAAATTCATCCAGTGTGCAATTTCGTATCTAATGATGATGAACTGCCCTTCGGTTAAGGAATGTTTCTTTTGACTTCTGGCAAAGAATAGTTGTCTTATTAGATTGCATATAGTGTTCCTACTAGCTTTCAATTCAATTTTTTCTAACCTCCACTTCTGTTTTTTGGGGGAAACTAGCAGCTATTACACCCCAAATGTTACAGCTCTCGTGCCAACAAAGTGCTAAAGGAAAACAAAAGGGTTGGTTCCTGTACCTTACTGTTTGGCAAAACAATCTGCTTGTATATTTCTTATTTATACCTAACCATTTACCGTCCAACTTGTAATAACACAGTGGTCGACAGCAGTAGCAAGCCCAACAGAACTTGCTCCAATGGCATGCCATGTGCTCGAACAGGTTTATTTATACGTGAACCAACGGATGCGACAAATTTAAGTTACTCATCTTCAGATGATGAAGTGACAAACCAATCAGCGATGGTGATTTTTCCTACTTATACTGGTATGCTCACATCAATCGACGGATTGGAGCGAGGAGAAAGCTCAAAAGGTAAATCTATAGGGCGgaagtgtttgcttatataattCCGTTTACCCACTTAATTAATTTCTCGTGTAAATTCTGTAGGGCGAAAGCGTGCACGTGAAGCAATAAGATATGCTAGCCGTACACCAGAGCAAATCCAAGCAAGGCGAGAACGTGTTAGAGCACGTCGGCAAAATTTGACACCTAAGGAGAAGGAAGAGATTAATGCACGAAGAAGAGAGAAACGACAACGTATGACACTTGAAGAGAGAAATGCAAGCCAGCGAGCACGTAGGCAAAGTTTGACACTAGAGGAGAGGCAAGAAAGAAATGCACGCCAACGAGCGCGTCGGCAAAGCCTGCCACCGGAAGAGCGGCGGGCACTTCTAGCTCAACGTAATGCAAGTTATGCATCTAGACGAGATACCCCATGCATGGATTCCATTGTATCAAATTGCCCTACAGGTTCATTGCTGGGACATGCATCATCAAGCTCTTATGCCTTTAGTTACCCAAGTACACTGACTCAAACTTTTTCTACAATTCAAGGTAATTCTCACATACACATTCCTTTATTTGCCAATTTTGTCAAAGTTGAGCATGCATTTTTACAAAGTCATTGAAATAGCAGGTAATCTAGAAAGCATACCTGAAGGAATGGAAGATGATCACATAGTTTTCACTAGCAAAGGTATGATTGTGgtgctgatgccttccttttctcaACTACTATAACACACACTACTCAAACTATGTAGTAACTTCATTCCTCAAATTACATTTAGGTGACGCTAATACTGTCCAGTGCAAGGAACTCACATCGGTGCAATGTCCAACATCTACATCAGTGGACAATTCATCATTGGCCCCTGATGACTCCATATGCCCAGGTTCCCCAACGGAAAGCTTTAATGTGGATGATGATTTTTCTCATATgaccgaagaagaagatgatgagtactTCGCATTTGCTGGGAGAGGTATTAAAAATTCCATGGATGTCTTATTTCCCTACATATGTATAGCACAGAAAATGCAATACATATATATAACACAATTCATCTCATGTGTGTACAGGGAACACTGAAGATTGCGATGACATGGTAGATGCTTTTACAACAGACAACATTGTTCCTGACCCATATGACTGTGTTTACCAGAATATACCAAAAAGTACTCACACGCTGGTGCCAAAGCCTGATTGCAAGCATTGCGGCGCAAAGAGGTTCCAGTATGAGACAAATGGATTTTGTTGCCAGTCTGGAAAAATTAAGTTAGCACAGTCAGAACCACCCTTGGAACTTCAGATGTTGTACACAAGTTCAGATAGTGATGCTGTACATTTTAGGGATAACATTCGCTACTTCAATGGCCACTTTTCATTCACCACTCTTGGAGTCAGTCTTGACAATAGATACACAAACATGAGGTCAGGAGTCTATACATTCCGAGCCCATGGTCAGATTTACCACAACATCTTCTCATTTGGTCCAACACAAGATGGACCTAAGCATCTAGAGTTATACTTCTACGATGATGACCCGAGTCTACAACATAGGTTTCGGCGCTCCCCGAACCTAGACCGAGATGTTATTCGAAGGCTTGTCAACATCCTTAAGGATAATCCTTATTCTGAAACATTCAGGAATCTAGGTGGAGTCGATGACCTTGAGGATTATCGTATTGAACTGAACACCGACATGAGGTTGGACCAAGGAGATATAACTTGCCTATATCATCAGAGGTTGCAGCTATTTGGGTTGAGGGTAATGAACTATGTAAGCATTTTGACCGTAGCATTGTCCTGTTTGGTAATGACAACAAGAGATATAGCATCCAACCATATTATGGATGCTATGATCCATTGTCTTACCCTTTGTTCTTCCCAAGAGGGGAGATTGGTTGGCATCCTGAGATCCCAAAGAACGGTGTCAGCTTGAATGAGATACTTCAATCCCGCCGCAGTGGTCGAAAGAAACCAGGTACATATAATGAAATTAGCATTTATTCATTTTTTTATTATCCCCAGTGTACTTATTTTCTTAATCAGTTCTTTCTGTTACCTCCCATTTCCGTAGGTACATGTACAAGTAGTCGATTATGTGTCTCGGTCAGAGACTACTATTGTTACAAGTTTCAAATACGTCGTGGTGTATTTAACACCATGCTATACGGTAAACGACTGTTCCAACAATATGTGGTCGACATGTACATCAAGGTTGAAACCTCTAGGTTAGACTATATAAGAAATCACCAGAAACAAATACGCTCTGATCTATACCAAGGTGTTGTTGATAGCCTTCAAGCTGGGGAAAACCGTGCGGATGCTGTGGGCAAATGGATTGTACTTCCTACATCATTTATTGGGGGAAGAAGAGATAGGAGACGAAGATACCTTGATGCCATGGCCTTGGTGCAGAAGTATGGGAAACCAGATATCTTTTTAACCATGACTTGCAACCCGAATTGGGATGAGATAATTGGTGCCTTGGAGCCTGGACAAACCCCACAGGATCGCCCTGATATTGTTGTACGAGTATTTAGAGCAAAGTTGGAAGACCTCAAGATACAACTTTTCAAAAAGCACATGCTCGGCAAGGTAGCAGCATATGCATATGTTGTCGAGTTCCAGAAAAGGGGTCTACCACATGCTCATTTCCTCCTAATCATGGAGGGGAGGTACAAGCTAACATGCCCAGAGCAATATGATTGTATCATATCTGCTGAATTGCCAGACAAATTCAAGTACCCTGAGTTGTACAAGATGGTCGTCAAGCATATGATGCATGGCCCTTGTGGAGTCCTAAACCCCAAAAATGTGTGCATGCAAAATGGCAGTTGCAAGAACTACTATCCACGGCCATTTAATGCGTCAACTCTTCAGGGAAAGGACTCATATCCCATATACAGGAGGAGAGATGATGGACGTCGTGCAAAGGTACGAGGTGAAGAATTAGACAATAGGTGGGTTGTTCCATACAATCCTTACCTACTAAGAAGGTATAATTGCCACATCAATGTCAAGGTTTGCTCAAGCATAAAAGCTGTAAAGTACCTCTTTAAGTACATATACAAGGGGCATGATCGAGCATCTGTTTCTATCGACGAGGTGGATAATGATGGGAGCATTGATGAAATAAAGCAATACAGAGATTCCAGGTGGGTTACTCCACCAGAAGCATTGTGGAGGATCTATGGTTTTGACCTTAGTGAGATATTTCCATCTGTTAAACAACTACAACTCCACCTCCCTAATATGCACATGGTGTCGTTTCCAACGGGCGCAAATCTGAATGATGTCCTCTCTCAAGAAGGAGCTTCCAAGACCATGTTAACCGAGTATTTTGAGGCAAACAAGAAATATGAGTTGGCTCGAGGAATCTTATATAAGGATTTCCCTGCGTCTTTTGTTTGGGTGTCAGGTAGCAAGTATTGGAAAAGGAGGGCTAAACACACGCAGATTGGGAGAATTGTGTCTGCACATCCAGCTGAAGGGGAGAGGTATTATCTTAGAGTGCTTCTAAATCATGTCACGGGTGCTACATCCTTCCAAGACCTAAGGACGGTGAATGGTATTGTTTTCCCAACATTCCGTGAAGCTGCTGAAAATAGGGGCCTTATCGAGTCTGACAATAGTATCGACGAGTGTCTTAATGAGGCTGAGGTTTTTCAGATGCCATCTTCCCTTCGGAGGCTATTTGCTACTATATTGGTCTTTTGTGAGCCCAGCGATGTGCGTGGCCTATGGGACCGGCACTTGGAAGCTATGACAGAAGACTATCGACTAACCCACATGTCCCCCCATGAAGTTGAGCAGATGGCTCTGTTAGATATAAAAACCATGCTACAATCGATGGGGAAGGACATATCGTCATTCCCTCTTCCAGAAATTGACGACTCATATGATGCCCCAGATAATGAGGCTAGGGAGATCATAGAGGAGTCCACGATCGAGGTGGACCCAGAACACATTGGCTtgtcatcttttctaaacccagaaCAGAGATATGCATATGATGAGATACTTGCGACAATTAATAGTGGCCAGGGAGGTGTGTTCTTTGTCGATGGACCAGGAGGCACAGGAAAAACATATCTGTACAAAGCTCTACTTGCAAAAGTACGTGGTGAGGGTCAGATAGCTGTTGCAACAGCGACGTCAGGTGTTGTTGCATCCATCTTGGCTGGAGGGAGGACTGCACACTCGAGGTTTAAAATACCACTAACATTGAAGACGGTGGGGTTTGTAGTTTCGCCAAGCAAAGTGGGATAACTAAGCTTCTTATGAGGGCGTCCCTCATAATTTGGGATGAGGCCTCCATGACAAAGCGCCAGGCAGTCGAGGCCCTGGACAATAGCATGAGGGACATCATGGGTCAACCTGACCTGCCGTTTGGTGGAAAGACGGTTGTGTTTGGGGGAGACTTTAGACAAGTGCTTCCTGTTGTTCGTAAGGGAACAAGGTCACAGATAACTGATGCGACCCTACGTAAGTCTTATCTTTGGAATAGTATGAGACAACTAAGACTGGTCCGTAATATGAGGGCTCAGGTTGATCCATGGTTTGCTGATTATCTTCTGCGTGTTGGGAATGGCACCGAAGATACGGTGGATGATGGTTACATACGACTTCCAGATGAGATTTGCATACCAAACACCGGTGATGACGCCTCTGATATTGACAAGCTTATTGAAAGTGTGTTCCTGATGCTGCAAGATGAAAACATCTCAGATCCAAACTACATAACATCTCGAGCAATTTTGTCAACTCGGAATGAGTACATTGACAAGATCAACATGAGGATGATTGAGAGATTTCCTGGGGAGGAGATGGTATACCACAGTTTTGATCGGGCTGAGGATGATCCACACAACTACTATCCTGCAGAATTCTTAAATTCATTAACACCTAATGGGCTACCTCCCCACATCCTAAAGTTGAAGATTAATTGCCCTATTATATTGTTACGGAACATTGACCCAGCGAATGGGTTGTGCAATGGGACTAGGTTGGTTGTCCGGGGGTTCATGAGGAATGCAATTGATGCTGAGATTGTGCTGGGCCAGCATGCTGGTAAGAGGGTGTTCCTTCCTCGAATTCCTCTCTGCCCGTCAGACGACGAGATGTTTCCATTTAGGTTCAAGAGGAAGCAATTCCCTATTAGACTTAGCTTTGCTATGACCATTAACAAGGCACAAGGACAAACTATACCAAATGTTGGTGTATACCTCCCTGAACCTGTATTTTCACATGGCCAACTCTATGTTGCTCTTTCTAGAGCTACGTCTAGAAGTAATCTGAAGATTCTTACTATCCCGGGTAAGGAAGAGGAAGGCCGGTCCAACTCCATTGCAAAATTTACAAAGAACATAGTCTACAAAGAAGTTCTCAATGTGTAGTCCAAGGTATCAATCACTCAAGTACAATTTGGTGTCTGTTAAAATTTCAATATTTATAACCAGGGCCAGTCATCTAAAATTGTTTTCCATCTACAGGTCTGAAGTTTGGGCAGTGGACTTTCAAAATGGCAACTTGGATACTTGCTTTAGTGTTCATGATATTTTTTATTTTGTAAATGTCAGCTTCCTCACGTCAGACATTTACATGTGCACAACAAATGTACCTTCTCGCTATGAGGTAAGCACTACAAATTATTTCTTCCTTTACATGTGTATGTAGTGTAAACATTACAACACCTTGCATCATACAGAACTAACCTAGAGTGATATGCTTGATCTTCTATGCCAGATGgtatttaaaaaaatgtgtttCTCACCAAGGAAAGTAGTTATAATAAGCATCAGCATCAGTATGAGAAACAAATTTAAGATGACTGAAATATTATGTTAAAAAAATAGCCAGAAGATCCTGATCTTACTAAACAGAGTTCCTGGCTGGAAGATATTTTTTATGTTTTGCTCAAGTAGCAGGCAGTAGGTAGCTTTGTCTTTTCATCTTGTTACAGTCAAATCTTGCTTTATATAATGTAGAAGAGGATGAAAGTTTGTTTATTTAAGAAATAATCTAATGATTAGAACAATGAATGCCTTCTAGGGGCGTCGCCTCCAGTGGCTTCCTATACATTGAGCATTTCTTTGTAAGATGTAACATAATACAAGGCACCTATCTGATAAATGGGAAAAACGTGTATATACTTTGTTGTGTATTACCAATATATATGTGTCTATGTTTCATACTGTAAAACATGGTCATTGATAATTTTGCTATTAAACAGTGCTTGCTGGAGACTAAAATAGACGAGAGCCGCATTGGTAGAGGTCAGTGGACTGGAGGTGTGCGGTGCACTGAGAAGGCGAAGCAGAGGCTGAAAGTTAGACTAATTTTCTGTGCTTCACGAGCTGCTTTGTAGCAAAGTTAAATACTCTGTTTTTTTACAGTGAGGGGAGATACTTGTTGCACATATAAGCTATGTAGCGCTTATGTTTTTTAGATGGAAGATACTCTACTTTGTGGCAGGGAGAGATAGTGCTACTTCTGTCATATTCTTGTACATACATCTCTAAGCTTAATAACAATTGATTATGCTCTTTGTTGATTTTCCATGATGCAACTTTTTGATGATGCGGTTCTTGTGTCGAGGCCTGTATGATTCATGAGATGATTGGTTTTAAGAATGAAGAAATAGTGGCAAATAAACAAAATAAGACATTATGGCACATTGTATTTGGAAAATTGTCATGATGTGTGTCCTTGTAGTTGTAATGTTTTAGCCGAAGTTTGTTTATTCATGCTTTATTTCTATCTTGCATACATGACTGAGAACACATATGTTTACAATCTTTTTCATTCATCATCTAGAAATGCaggcctctttttatttatttcaagTTTACTTCGTAAGTAAATATTTGTATGCTAAAACTGTAATCAAAATGTTTTCGCTAACAAACATAAGCGAAATATTCAAATCCATTTGAGCTTTATCTCTCTTGGAATGGTGTCACCTCTAAAACGTtttcccgtggcaacgcacgggtcGGTGCCAGTCGCACTTCCATTGCACTGAGTTGTGGGGACAAATATCAATATGTCGCATCATGTTATTCCATTATTGATATTAAGGCCAGGTTTAAATGAGGTGCTTGATTTGTTACCATTTCTAGCTGGAAATGGTGTATGGGATGGAGGTGGCGTCCAAGTGAAGCAAAGAGGACTTGAAATCAGACCAATTTGGATTCAGAGATAAAGCTGGTCAGTCGTGAAGTTGACCGATTTGGATTCAGTGTCGCCGTTGTTGCCACATGTGTGTGAACAGATTTTCTATCTGCCGCATGGTCTCTATCAACTTGATATAGGATAGAGCGAGCAATGATAAAACTCAATGTGGAGTACAACAAGTCTTTCAGTGAGGCGGAGATGGAGAAGAAACTGTTTGGCTTGGACGCATGGGTTTGTGGATTGCAAACCATATTTTTGATTGTGCTTGATATTTATGTATCTATCAACAACACATCATTACTTTGATCAATGActgtatatttttttattttgtcaGCAGCAGCGTATGGGATCGTAACTATAACTTAAGTTAACCTTTTTTTTATCCCGTAGcgtagcacgggcatcttactagtcaTAAATAAAGATGGCACAGGACAGAAAGAAAATCCCCAGCGTGAATTATGCTAGCAGAGGTATGTTAAACAATACAGCATACCTTTTCTATGCGCTCACGAATAAATTTCTGTGTACGAGACTTTTCAGCATTAGAGAGATAATGATCACGTTGTTTCTTCGCAGCTGTTATCTCCAATGTTAATTTCTGTTCCCTGATATGAGTCTTCTCAGCTGCATTAAACTACAAGGATTAGACTACGTACAAATCAGTTCACATTACTGACAAGTTTATAGCTACTTTACAGTTTTGTACTTTAGGCATACCTATTTCACCAACCAGATCATCCCATTTGAACTTCCTGAGATACTTTATGTTCCAGATGTCATAATAAAATGATGACCTCTTCTTCCCACCTAATAAAATACATACAAGAATAATTGAGCTCTCTAGCACACATTGTATAGCTCTTCAAACATGACAGAGCCGACAAAAGCAATCCTTTTGAGGCCAAAAATTTGAGGGGTTTGAGGGTTGAGCAGTAAAAAGGAAGAACATATCATCCATGTTCAGTATATCTAATGTAAATCAACGGTAACATAGAAAGAATAAAACACATGAAACATAGAGCCGAGAACAAACCTATTTGTTCACCATTAAGCAGATTAGCCACCCTCTTGGCGACACTTTTCTTTGCAAACTCAACCCACCTAGAAAGATTTTAGGAACATTATTAAGGCCATACAAGTAACAAATACAACAATAAAAATATGTCAAAATTGTGAAATACTACGCATCATCTACCACATCTTTACATGACTACTCCAGAAATGCAATAAGTAGACAATGGTAAGTATTGCTCCATGTTTGACTTTCAGCATAAAACCGAAAACTGGGATCTAGCAAGTCTCTACAAAGCAGCTCATCTGTGTATTTTGACAACATACCCTTCGGAGTAAGCCTTCGCTTTTACGTTACTATGCTTGCGATGACCTTGACCTGGAGGAAAGAGATGACATTAGTAGATGACAGTTAAGAAGTTGGGTTCTTTTCATTTACAAATATGGTGGGCATTATAAAGAGCAGTAGAGCACTTCACATTCTAAGACGTATAACCACGAGGGACAGGAAAAACAACTCGCTGTCGCTGCACAGTATACTGCCGCAGCAACATGTGCAATCAGCATGCAAAACATGATTATCATTCGATGACATGTTTTCTATTTGAATTTTCCCCTTCCCCTAGAAGAAATGAAGAATGTTTTCACAAATACAAGCAAGACAAACAAACCTAGAACTCCATGAACAGCCTTCTGCTACCGAAATACAGGCTTGTTACACGCGTTGAGGCATGTTATATGCAGCAGAAACTCTGCGCGGGATTACACGCATCTCCCTCGATCATCCACAAGGGAGACTTGAAGATCAGATAAATATGGTTTGTTCTCTTTGTTTTTTATAGGCTGGCTAACATCGCTGCATTGCCCTTTGCGTATTCGCAGGAATAAAAAAGTAGGGCTTTCAGCTTATTTGTGTTCCTCAAATGAACGCTGCTTAGCTTTGGCACCGTATCATCACAAATTGGACATAAAAAACGCAGCCACCAATTCAGTCAGTTCATGACGGGGGATTACCTTCGGGTACGAGGTAGATCCTCTGCACCTCGCCGTACTTGGAGAAGATTTGTCGGACGTGCGACGGGTTCATGTGGGGAGGGACGCGGCTGAGGGACGTGGATCCTCTGACTTTGCAATCCCTGCCATACCCTGCCtttgagtcactgacaggtgggccccatgcttTGTGGGACCCGTGTGTCAGTGACTCAAAGGTAGGCTTGGCCAcggcaggggatcctcgtccgcGGCTGAGGTAGCACACCCCACGCTTGCTGAAGCCACCCAGACTCTTGTTCAGAGGCCGCTTCCTCTTCTCTCCGGCGCCTCCACCCTCCTCGCCTTCGATCCCggtgcctccttcctcctctccgaccAGGTCTTCCTCTTCATCAGTGTGGTACTCGTTCTCGGTGGTCTCTGCCATGGGTGGCGGTCGGCGGGTTAACGGAGACTGCGCGGATCAAAAATCGAGGCCGGCCACACCTCAGTCCATAAATACAGGCTAAACGGTTAGGCCTGTTTGGGTTCATAGGATAAGATTATTataggaataggaatcttgtaCGAAATGAGATgatatgtatctcaaatcctatgagtaggaataggaaacaagatgtcatttgattgacaccaaaggaattt
Proteins encoded in this window:
- the LOC123066924 gene encoding pre-rRNA-processing protein ESF2; translation: MAETTENEYHTDEEEDLVGEEEGGTGIEGEEGGGAGEKRKRPLNKSLGGFSKRGVCYLSRVPPHMNPSHVRQIFSKYGEVQRIYLVPEGQGHRKHSNVKAKAYSEGWVEFAKKSVAKRVANLLNGEQIGGKKRSSFYYDIWNIKYLRKFKWDDLVGEIAEKTHIREQKLTLEITAAKKQRDHYLSNAEKSRTQKFIRERIEKKQKTEGKESNDVGETNNDCPIPRQNRAVEDRGPNKKAKLSKNILAGVFGGSS
- the LOC123066905 gene encoding uncharacterized protein; protein product: MLYGKRLFQQYVVDMYIKVETSRLDYIRNHQKQIRSDLYQGVVDSLQAGENRADAVGKWIVLPTSFIGGRRDRRRRYLDAMALVQKYGKPDIFLTMTCNPNWDEIIGALEPGQTPQDRPDIVVRVFRAKLEDLKIQLFKKHMLGKVAAYAYVVEFQKRGLPHAHFLLIMEGRYKLTCPEQYDCIISAELPDKFKYPELYKMVVKHMMHGPCGVLNPKNVCMQNGSCKNYYPRPFNASTLQGKDSYPIYRRRDDGRRAKVRGEELDNRWVVPYNPYLLRRYNCHINVKVCSSIKAVKYLFKYIYKGHDRASVSIDEVDNDGSIDEIKQYRDSRWVTPPEALWRIYGFDLSEIFPSVKQLQLHLPNMHMVSFPTGANLNDVLSQEGASKTMLTEYFEANKKYELARGILYKDFPASFVWVSGSKYWKRRAKHTQIGRIVSAHPAEGERYYLRVLLNHVTGATSFQDLRTVNGIVFPTFREAAENRGLIESDNSIDECLNEAEVFQMPSSLRRLFATILVFCEPSDVRGLWDRHLEAMTEDYRLTHMSPHEVEQMALLDIKTMLQSMGKDISSFPLPEIDDSYDAPDNEAREIIEESTIEVDPEHIGLSSFLNPEQRYAYDEILATINSGQGGVFFVDGPGGTGKTYLYKALLAKVRGEGQIAVATATSGVVASILAGGRTAHSRFKIPLTLKTVGFVVSPSKVG